The genomic stretch GCTCCGCGGTGTGCACTGTGGTCGCGGGCGAGAGGGCTTTGACCGCAATCGCAATTCCGGAAATCAGTCCGCCCCCACTGCAAGGTGCGAGAACCGCGTCGAGCGCTACGCCGCGCGCCGCCGCTTCCTCGGCAAGCTCGAGACCCGAGGTGCCTTGCCCGGCGATAATGTCAGCGTCGTCGTAAGGGCGCACGAGTATTGCCCCGCGCTCCGCGAGTAGCCGTGCAGCGACCGCCTCGCGGTCCTCTCTGTAGCGGTCGTAGAACACGACTTCGGCGCCATAGCCGCGCGTATTGTCGACCTTGATCTTGGGTGCGTCCGCCGGCATGACGATTGCGGCGGGCATGTTCAGGATTTGTGCCGCTGCGGCAACACCCTGCGCGTGATTGCCCGAGGAGAACGCGACCACCCCGCGCCGTTTTGCCGCATCGGGTATTTGGCTGACCTTGTTGAATGCGCCCCGAAACTTGAAGGAGCCGGTGCGCTGCAAGACCTCCGCCTTG from Alphaproteobacteria bacterium encodes the following:
- a CDS encoding threonine/serine dehydratase codes for the protein MDGERGSTTVSIPDLNAVQAAARRIAGQAVRTPLIESPVLNAKLGGRLLVKAEVLQRTGSFKFRGAFNKVSQIPDAAKRRGVVAFSSGNHAQGVAAAAQILNMPAAIVMPADAPKIKVDNTRGYGAEVVFYDRYREDREAVAARLLAERGAILVRPYDDADIIAGQGTSGLELAEEAAARGVALDAVLAPCSGGGLISGIAIAVKALSPATTVHTAEPENFDDTARSLAGGKRVRNAGGAKSMCDALMAEMPGELTFAAMQGRVASGFAVGEDDVARAMAAAFEYFKLVVEPGGATALAAVLTGKIPIKGRTIAVVCSGGNVDATLFRRVLKLAA